From one Hirundo rustica isolate bHirRus1 chromosome 8, bHirRus1.pri.v3, whole genome shotgun sequence genomic stretch:
- the COMTD1 gene encoding catechol O-methyltransferase domain-containing protein 1: protein MPLFSVPKEVAVGTAMLGVAFATGVLAGKRFPLVFGTQSGMMGRNSPLRQYILDHSLREHPILKKLRLLTAGHRCGRMMVSCEQAQLMANLVKLIKAKKVIEVGVFTGYNALNMALVLPDNGQVIACDINEDYAKIGRPLWKEAGVEHKIDLRIKPAIQTLNELLASGEAETFDFAFIDADKENYDEYYEKCLRLIKKGGIIAIDNVFWNGKVLKPRKGDLAAQSIHRLNEKLLRDARVNISMLPMGDGVTLAFKL, encoded by the exons ATGCCTCTGTTCAGCGTGCCCAAAGAAGTGGCCGTGGGGACGGCGATGCTGGGGGTCGCCTTTGCCACGGGTGTGCTTGCAG gtaAAAGATTCCCTTTAGTTTTTGGGACACAGAGTGGTATGATGGGGAGGAACAGTCCTCTCCGGCAATACATACTGGATCACTCTTTGCGAGAACATCCAATTCTAAAGAAGCTGCGTCTG ctCACTGCTGGTCATCGCTGCGGCAGAATGATGGTATCCTGTGAGCAGGCTCAGCTTATGGCAAATTTGGTCAAACTCATTAAAGCCAAGAAAGTCATTGAAGTAG GTGTTTTCACAGGTTATAATGCCTTGAATATGGCACTTGTCCTGCCAGATAATGGCCAAGTTATTGCCTGTGATATAAATGAGGACTATGCCAAAATTGGAAGGCCACTGTGGAAGGAG GCAGGAGTAGAGCATAAAATTGACCTGCGGATTAAGCCAGCAATTCAAACACTCA ATGAACTGTTGGCCAGTGGAGAAGCGGAAACCTTTGACTTTGCTTTCATTGATGCCGATAAAGAAAACTACGATGAGTACTACGAAAAATGCTTGCGCCTCATAAAGAAAGGGGGAATAATAGCTATTGATAAC GTCTTTTGGAATGGAAAGGTACTAAAACCAAGGAAGGGTGACTTGGCAGCGCAGAGTATCCACCGCCTCAATGAGAAGCTTCTCAGAGATGCACGTGTCAATATCAGCATGCTCCCAATGGGGGATGGAGTCACATTAGCATTCAAGCTGTAA